One window of the Bos mutus isolate GX-2022 chromosome X, NWIPB_WYAK_1.1, whole genome shotgun sequence genome contains the following:
- the RBM10 gene encoding RNA-binding protein 10 isoform X9, which yields MEYERRGGRGDRTGRYGATDRSQDDSGENRSRDHDYRDMDYRSYPREYGSQEGKHDYDDSSEEQSAEDSYEASPGSETQRRRRRRHRHSPTGPPGFPRDGDYRDQDYRTEQGEEEEEEEEEEEEEKASNIVMLRMLPQAATEDDIRGQLQSHGIQAREVRLMRNKSSGQSRGFAFVEFSHLQDATRWMEANQHSLNILGQKVSMHYSDPKPKINEDWLCNKCGVQNFKRREKCFKCGVPKSAEAEQKLPLGARLDQQTLPLGGRELSQGLLPLPQPYQAQGVLASQALSQGSEPSSENANDTIILRNLNPHSTMDSILGALAPYAVLSSSNVRVIKDKQTQLNRGFAFIQLSTIVEAAQLLQILQALHPPLTIDGKTINVEFAKGSKRDMASNEGSRINAASVASTAIAAAQWAISQASQGGEGAWATPEEPTVDYSYYQQDEGYGGSQGTESSLYAHGYLKGAKGPGITGTKGDPAGAGPETSLEPGVDSVSLQAFSRAQPGATPGVYQQSAAEASGSQGAANSQSYTIISPAVLKSELQSPTHPSSTLPPATSPSAQESYSQYPVPDVSTYQYDETSGYYYDPQTGLYYDPNSQYYYNAQSQQYLYWDGERRTYVPALEQSADGHKETGAPSKEGKEKKEKHKTKTAQQIAKDMERWARSLNKQKENFKNSFQPISNLRDDERRESATADAGYAILEKKGALAERQHTSMDLPKLASDDRPSPPRGLVAAYSGESDSEEEQERGGPEREEKLTDWQKLACLLCRRQFPSKEALIRHQQLSGLHKQNLEIHRRAHLSENELEALEKNDMEQMKYRDRAAERREKYGIPEPPEPKRRKYSGMSAASVDFEQPTRDGLGSDNIGSRMLQAMGWKEGSGLGRKKQGIVTPIEAQTRVRGSGLGARGSSYGVTSTESYKETLHKTMVTRFNEAQ from the exons AGGGGGACGTGGAGACAGGACTGGCCGTTACGGAGCCACCGATCGTTCACAGGATGACAGTGGGGAAAACCGTAGCCGGGATCATGACTACAGGGACATGGACTACCGCTCATATCCCCGCGAGTACGGCAGCCAGGAGGGCAAGCATGACTATGATGACTCATCTGAGGAGCAGAGTGCAGAG GATTCCTACGAGGCCTCCCCGGGCTCTGAGACTCAGCgtaggcggcggcggcggcacaGGCACAGCCCTAccggcccgccaggcttcccccGAGACGGCGACTATCGGGACCAGGACTATCGGACCGagcaaggggaggaggaggaggaggaggaggaggaggaggaggaggagaaggccaGTAACATCGTCATGCTGAGGATGCTGCCACAGGCAGCCACTGAGGATGAC ATTCGTGGCCAGCTGCAATCCCATGGCATCCAAGCGCGGGAGGTCCGGTTGATGCGGAACAAATCCTCAG GTCAGAGCCGGGGCTTCGCCTTCGTCGAGTTTAGTCACTTGCAGGACGCTACACGATGGATGGAAGCCAATCAG CACTCCCTCAACATCCTGGGCCAGAAGGTGTCCATGCACTACAGCGACCCCAAGCCCAAGATCAATGAGGACTGGCTGTGTAATAAG TGTGGCGTCCAGAACTTCAAACGCCGCGAGAAGTGCTTCAAATGTGGGGTGCCCAAGTCAG CAGAGGCGGAGCAGAAGCTGCCCCTGGGAGCGAGGTTGGATCAGCAGACGCTGCCACTGGGGGGTCGGGAGCTAAGCCAGGGTCTGCTGCCCCTGCCACAGCCCTACCAGGCCCAGGGAGTACTGGCCTCCCAGGCCCTGTCACAGGGCTCGGAGCCAAGCTCGGAGAACGCCAACGACA CCATCATTTTGCGCAACCTGAACCCACATAGCACCATGGACTCCATCCTGGGGGCCCTGGCACCCTACGCAGTGCTGTCCTCCTCCAATGTACGCGTCATCAAGGACAAGCAGACCCAACTGAACCGTGGCTTCGCCTTTATCCAGCTCTCCACCATCGTG GAGGCAGCCCAGCTGCTACAGATCCTGCAGGCCTTACACCCACCACTCACCATCGACGGCAAGACCATCAACGTTGAGTTTGCCAAGGGTTCTAAGAG GGATATGGCCTCCAACGAAGGCAGTCGCATCAATGCTGCCTCTGTGGCCAGCACTGCCATTGCCGCAGCCCAGTGGGCCATCTCACAG GCCTcccagggtggggagggtgcCTGGGCCACCCCCGAGGAGCCAACGGTCGACTACAGCTACTACCAACAGGATGAGGGCTATGGCGGCAGCCAGGGCACAGAGTCCTCTCTCTATGCCCATGGCTACCTCAAGGGCGCAAAGGGCCCTGGCATCACCGGAACCAAAGGGGACCCGGCTGGAGCAG gtcctgaGACCTCCCTGGAGCCTGGGGTGGACTCTGTGTCCCTACAGGCTTTCTCCCGTGCCCAGCCTGGTGCCACTCCTGGTGTCTACCAGCAGTCAGCAGCTGAAGCAAGCGGGAGCCAGGGCGCTGCCAACAGCCAG TCATACACCATCATATCACCCGCTGTGCTCAAGTCAGAGCTCCAGAGTCCCACCCATCCCAGCTCTACCCTGCCACCGGCCACGAGTCCCTCTGCCCAGGAGTCCTACAGCCAGTACC CTGTTCCTGACGTCTCCACCTACCAGTATGATGAGACATCTGGCTACTACTATGACCCCCAGACCGGCCTCTACTATGATCCCAACTCTCAG TACTACTACAACGCCCAGAGCCAGCAGTACCTGTACTGGGATGGGGAGAGGCGGACCTATGTCCCTGCCCTGGAGCAGTCAGCTGATGGGCATAAGGAGACAGGAGCGCCCTCCAAGGAGggcaaagagaagaaggaaaagcacAAGACCAAGACAGCCCAACAG ATTGCGAAGGACATGGAACGCTGGGCCCGCAGCctcaacaaacaaaaagaaaacttcaaaaacaGCTTCCAGCCCATCAGCAACTTGCGAGATGACGAAAGGCGGGAGTCAGCCACCGCGGATGCAGGCTACGCCATCCTCGAGAAGAAG GGAGCACTAGCTGAGAGACAGCACACCAGCATGGACCTCCCAAAACTGGCCAGCGATGACCGCCCA AGCCCACCTAGGGGGCTGGTGGCAGCCTACAGCGGGGAGAGTGACAGTGAGGAGGAGCAGGAACGCGGGGGCCCAGAGCGGGAGGAGAAGCTCACCGACTGGCAGAAGCTGGCCTGTCTGCTCTGCCGGCGCCAGTTCCCCAGCAAGGAAGCGCTCATCCGGCACCAGCAGCTCTCCGGGCTCCACAAG CAAAACCTTGAGATTCACCGGCGAGCCCACCTGTCAGAAAACGAGCTGGAGGCACTTGAGAAGAATGACATGGAG CAAATGAAGTACCGGGACCGCGCAGCTGAACGCAGAGAGAAGTACGGCATCCCTGAGCCACCGGAGCCCAAGAGGAGAAAGTACAGCGGCATGTCTGCGGCCTCCGT GGACTTTGAGCAGCCCACACGGGATGGGCTGGGCAGTGACAACATTGGGAGTCGCATGCTCCAAGCCATGGGCTGGAAAGAGGGCAGTGGTCTGGGCCGCAAGAAGCAGGGCATTGTGACTCCCATTGAG GCCCAGACACGGGTGCGGGGCTCTGGCTTGGGTGCCCGAGGCAGCTCCTATGGGGTCACGTCAACTGAGTCCTACAAGGAGACGCTGCACAAGACAATGGTGACCCGCTTCAATGAGGCCCAGTGA